One window of the Euwallacea similis isolate ESF13 chromosome 28, ESF131.1, whole genome shotgun sequence genome contains the following:
- the ATP6AP2 gene encoding ATPase H(+)-transporting accessory protein 2: MLLAAFLVGLVSSVYGAGELSIIHHPGSLVFKGHDSLKESALPEVYSAALGLSTEQFSHWQGFYIENPFNIPEAIVTIAIDGVQDIGQNNGHHYPLLTNEDESEVFSALSRKISERYVNEKPTLVRVDFSNGLDDIHQYEIFNGIKRGNPKSVIHKHLKVDLEEDRNFLKDIALLHEIEAKIEAGAVKEDFIPDVYWFSISSLHALSDLHGSNATETQEAKQLLQEAIATLSNAFIKHYSNHVLVTVITSDASHTRLRRNVLAATLYDSNNNKSTYNLASTYSTDYPAIFNIILWFCVAMFFSILAICYVTANMDPGRDSIIYRMTSTRMKKDN, translated from the exons ATTCCCTTAAGGAAAGTGCCCTACCTGAAGTATATAGTGCAGCCCTAGGATTATCAACTGAGCAGTTTTCGCATTGGCAGGGTTTTTACATTGAAAACCCTTTCAATATCCCCGAGGCCATAGTGACTATTGCCATTGATGGTGTTCAGGATATAGGCCAGAATAATGGCCATCACTATCCGCTTTTGACCAATGAGGATGAGAGTGAGGTATTCAGTGCCTTGTCGAGGAAAATATCTGAGAGATATGTGAACGAGAAACCCACTTTAGTTCGGGTCGATTTTTCTAATGGTTTAGATGAT ATTCATCAGTATGAAATATTCAATGGAATAAAAAGGGGAAATCCTAAATCTGTTATTCATAAACATCTTAAGGTTGATTTGGAGGAGGACCGAAATTTCTTGAAGGATATTGCACTTCTTCATGAAATAGAAGCTAAG ATTGAGGCTGGTGCTGTGAAAGAAGATTTCATACCTGATGTTTATTGGTTCAGCATCTCATCTCTTCATGCCCTCTCTGACCTGCATGGATCTAATGCCACAGAAACACAAGAAGCTAAACAACTGCTACAAGAAGCCATTGCAACACTTTCAAATGCCTTCATAAAACATTACAGTAACCATGTTCTTGTGACTGTAATCACAAGTGATGCTAGTCACACCAGGCTAAGGAGAAATGTTCTTGCTGCTACTCTCTATGATAGCAATAATAAT aagTCCACATACAACCTTGCATCAACTTATTCAACTGATTATCctgcaattttcaatattatccTGTGGTTTTGTGTGGCTATGTTCTTTTCGATATTGGCCATCTGCTATGTTACTGCTAACATGGATCCTGGCCGcgattcaattatttataggatGACCAGCACTAGAATGAAGAAAGACAACTGA